DNA from Nyctibius grandis isolate bNycGra1 chromosome 15, bNycGra1.pri, whole genome shotgun sequence:
catcgagtccaaccattgctctgacaccaccatgtcaactagaccatggcactaaaagtgccatgtccagtcttttcttaaacacagccagagatggtgactccaccacctccctgggcagccccttccaacggctaatgacccttgctgagaagaaatgtttcctaatgtccaatctgaatctcccttggcgaagcttgaggctgtgccctcttgtcctatcgctagttgcctgggagaagaggccgactcccactccactacaacctcccttcaggtagttgtagactgcactaaggtcacctctgagcctcctcttctccaggctaaacaaccccagctccctcagccattcctcataggtcattaacccccccccacccagcccctAGCCCATCCCTCTGAGGCAGCCGACCCTGTGCCTCTCCCACCCCAGTTGGGTGCTGGAGGGTTTCCTGCAGCGGCTCCGAGGGAAGACAAATCCAACCCATTGCATTACCAAAGGGAAGTCCTGCAAAGCCCATTGGGGTGGGGAAAGGGCCACAGCCCCCAcgagcagcagccctgtgagCTGCCTCCAGGGCTTTGGCCAGACACCACTGCTGGGCAGACAGCACGGACCTGGGAAAGGCCAGATATGAATATGCACGCATAGCCGATATGCTCCCTTTGAGGAGAGTCTTCCTCCCCTATTAAGTAATTAAATAAAGCCCCGAGCTctactaaaattaaaataacagaatcCATTTATTCTGGCAGGGCCCACTGGTGGCTGCTCTtgccaaaaacatttttgtggttCTTGTCTTTTCAAGTGGCTCTTTTGCAATAAAACCCAGATGCCATTAGTCCAGGGAGGCCTCCAGGCAACTGTTTATGTCCATGAAAGATGCCCTTTGTAATTAATTAATCTCCCAAAAGCTGTGGTAGCACATTCCCCGTGGCTCCTGGCGTGTCCCTGCCCGCCGGCCCTGGCAGCGGAGCTGCGTGCTCATTCCTGGGCGCTGAAGAAAGCTTTTGTGTTGCAGCCTTGCCACGAAAAGGGTTAATCTCCTCCTGGGGAAGACACAGCGGATATTTCAACGCTtatcaaaatacaaacagaagtCAGCTTGCCTTCCCCCTGCCCTTGCCCCCGCTGCCGgttcagcagctcctgctcttgCTCAACAGCAAAGTGCGGTTGCAGGCGGCTGTTATAGGGGCAGGGATCTGCTGGGGACTGACCCGCAggcagtggggaaggggagTACAACCTGGTTCCTTCACCCTTTCAGGAGTTCAGGTGCTTCCAGATGACTCAGTTGTTGCAGGGTTTCCAAAGCAGAGGGTAACAACACAACACTCGTTATGAGGAGCAACTCacatgaggagcagctgagggacctgggggtgtttagtctggagaaaaggaggctgaggggagaccttatcactctctacaactgcctgaaaggagggtgtagcgaggtgggggtcggtctcttctcccacgtaacaagtgatgggatgagaggaaacagcctcaagttgtgccaggggaggtttagactggagatcagggacaatttcttcactgaaagggttatcaagaattggaacaggctgcccagggcagtggtggagtccccatccctggagggatctaaaagccgtgtagatgtggtgctgagggacacgggttagtggtgggcttggcagtgctgggttaatggttggacttgatgatcttaaaggtcctttccaactaaaacgatttaatgattctatggttctatggtCTGAGAAATGTGGGCTTGGGTGGGGGAAACGGTGCTTCATGAGACTGCCCTGAGCAAAATAACATCTGAACAGCTGCACCGGGCAGAGCAAAGAGCCATCCAGCCCAGTACCTTCTTCCAGATGTGGCTGGTATCAGGTATCTACAGAAATGTGTACAAAAGCTGGTGGTTTGTAGGGCTCCTTCTCCTGTTATCTCCTCCCAGCTGAGGACAGTCGAGGTTGGGGGCTCCTATGGCTGAAGTGGCCCTGGGACTCTCACATTTCATTGCCACCAACTCATTTCATCCACCATGAATTTGGCCAGTCTGTTTCTGAACTATTTACACTTTTGGCCTTTGCAGCATTAGGTGATGGCAAATCCCACCACAGAATTATGTCTGCTCAGCAAAGGCCATCCTCGTGCTGGTGTTTGTCTTTATGTCTTTGCATCCTTCAGGATGCGCAAGAGCTCTTTCATACCCCTCAGCTCGTTTATTCTCCAGCCTGAATGTCCCAAATACATGGTGTTTCCTCCAAACAGAAACCCTCAGCAGAGACCAGGGATGATTTGGCTTCTCTAGGACCCTGTCTTTGCTCAGCCTCTATGTAATGGGGTTGCAAATAGAATTGCTTTAGGAAGGGCCAGTCCTCGCTGCCTCATTTGTAACGCAACGATTCAGCCTGGGGTTTGGTTGTTATTGGTGTTTTTAGCTGTTGTTGGCTTTTCATTGTTGCTTTTTTGATAGATGAGTTTAATTTTGCTGGCGTATTGCACATGTTTGCGAACCAGATGTTGCTGCTGCAAGATGGTAACGGTAACGCGGGCAGGGAGCAGTTCATCACAGCACACGGGTGTCGCAACCGCAGCGAGGTCAATGACGAGGGGTCAGGGCTTGGGGGGGACGCGGGTCCCTGCTCCACGGGACCCGGGGCCGCAGTTGTCATGAGAACTGCTGGTGGCACGGCGGTGAACCTCACCGGCGCTGCAGCCACCTCCCATCCATCTCCCATTCCCCCAGGAAGGACCGGACCGTTGGAAGGAGACCAGGCTGCGGAGAGGAGAACTGCTGAGAGCCTGGAAGGAGGGATGGGGTTGTGTAACCAAACGATGATCGTGTAAATCACTGGGGGTCTGTAGATGCTGGCTCCTGTCTGGGGTGATACACGGGGTGATGCGAATGTGAGGGGATGGGATGCGGTGTGGCAGGCAAGGGGGAGCAAggaggggagctgggagcaCCCAGGAGGAGCAGACAAACAGCTGCTCATGTGGCTCCTGCACCTTTCTGCCCTGCCTTGTTTTACACGGAGATGCTCAGGTTATCCTGCAGCCAAACCCTGCTGTCCTTCAGCAAATCACACCCGATGCCCGCCCCAGGAGGGCTTTGAGTTCTCAAGGGGACCATGGAGCAGGATGGACCCCGGCCCTAACCCCAAGCCCCTTCCCGCTCCTGGCTGGGAGAGCTTCCCAAAGCAGCCTGCGTGTAGGGTTTCTTTGAGTGGAAGAAGGAAATCGCTGAGGTCAGGGGGCTGATATTGCACATTTTTATGTGACATCAGCTCGCTGCCACCTTGAAAATACCAAAAGATGGAGTCTTACGTCCTGGCCCTTGCAAATCCCTTGAGCCCTGCAAGAGGGGAGGGTTGTTACTCGAGAAATTAAGTGTTATTCCAGGGAATTTAAGCCAATGTGCAGGAAGCCCCAGTATGGGCAGGGAGGAATTTAAAGGGATGAGACATGAGGATTGTAGAGACGTGCTCAGTTCTTACAGTGCCATTGCAAGAAGGGAGGTGGGATCCCCCTCAAGAAGCTCCTTAGAGGCCTTGAATAGGCAAATTGGACTTAGGTCTCATTCTAGGTAAACAGGCAGCCAAAGGAAGGGGGAAATCAGGAGTGTGTTTAGatgctttgctgaatcagaGCGTTATGGGCCTCCTGACAGTCCACACAAGGAGGAAAGACTGGAGGGGTGAGGCTCAGGAGCATCCTGCCCTTGGTACCCGGGACGTCCCCAGAGCACTGCCTGCACtcagctccccccaccccgcccagGGGCATTTTGTACTAACGtgtcctcctctccccctctctcagGGACCTCATGCCCAGGACCCTGGAGGGGCAGATCACCATGGAGAAGACCCCCAGCTACTTCGTCACCAAGGAGGCCCCAGCCCGCATCTCCTCCATGTCCAAGGGCACAAAGCTCATCGTGGTGGTGCGGGACCCCGTGACCAGAGCCATCTCGGACTACACCCAGACGCTCTCCAAGAAGCCCGATATCCCCACCTTTGAGAGCCTGACCTTCAAAAACAGGACTACGGGCCTGATCGACACCTCGTGGAGCGCCATCCAGATTGGCATCTACGCCAAGCACCTGGAGAACTGGCTCCTCTACTTCCCCATCGGGCAGATCCTCTTCGTCAGCGGGGAGAGGCTGATCAGCGACCCCGcgggggagctgggcagggtcCAGGACTTTCTGGGCCTCAAGAGGATCATCACCGACAAACACTTCTACTTCAACAAAACCAAGGGGTTCCCGTGCCTGAAGAAGGCGGAAGGCAGCAGCAAACCCCACTGCCTGGGGAAGACGAAAGGCAGGACCCACCCCGACATAGACCAGGGGGTGGTGCAGAGACTGCGGGACTTCTACCGGCCCTTCAACATGAAGTTCTACCAGATGACGGGGCAGGACTTCGGCTGGGACtgaggctgaaaaaaataatttaagaaaaggaaaatataatatattttttttacatatcaGTAGAGAGGggggaaatacagaaaaaaataatagttgtgCTGAAATATgatttgttctgattttttttttgacattgctttgttttctttcttctctcagagATGAGGTGATGTGTCCATCcagaaaaggaggctgtgaACTGCAACCTGGTCCTATTGATATCACCTGCAGCTTGGCTGCTTCCTTCGATGGGCCCAAGGTTTAGCACtgtctctgtaaaaaaaaaaatgcaggtgcAAAGTTTTTAGATGTCCTCAGGTCCACCTCCAGCAGTGACAGGGGTGCTTGGGCGAGCTCAGAGCCTTACTGGAAGGTCAGCCAGCTTTTGGCTTGCAAATGTCATTTTAGACCAGACCTCATCACTTTTGACAATGGAACAAAGGAGGCTTAATATCTAATCTGGCTTTCAAAACCTTACcttaagggattttttttattgcgTGAAACCtttggtgaattttttttttcatttatccaGTTTTTTGTTTGACTTTTGCCCCCTCTAAATCAAGCTCTTTTCATCAACCaaacttatttttcatcttaCAGAAGCCAAAACCAATactcctttgttttgtttggagaCAAAACAATTTTGGTAGCCAAAAGCGAAAGAAAACAGGTGATTCTTTTGACTCTACGATGAAAATTGCCAGGAAGTCAAAAGGCCCCATTGACAGGAGTTGGCTCTGAACCAGTGTTCCCCATTGCCAGCACCACGCACCCCTTTCACTACGCTGACAGCAAAGGGCTTTTCCCAGGGGGGCCCATCGGAAGGGATTTGGGTGATGGGTAAGGAAGGTCCACACTGAGATGATGCTCATGATACACTTGTCTTGGAGGTGATGGGGGACCCACCATCCCACCACTCGGATGCAGGGTGCAAGTTCACAGTGTCTGGCGGATGATACTTAAGCCATAATGAAGAATGTTTTAAGTTGGGCCAGTCTTAAAACAGTGGAGAAAGGgttgtttgggaaaaaaatgaacaaaaatcatGTCCAGAAAGGGGAGGGAATGAGGAGAAGATGATGGAAGTTTTCTTGTCCTTTCCTAAAGGAGAACCGAGGGGGAAGCAGGAGCAAGAGCATTGGCTGTGCAGGGCTTTAAAAATCATCAGGCAAAACAAATCTCCTGTTTGCAATAACCAGGAGCGTTAAATTCTTTGCTTTGATTCTTATCACCTTTTTTGGCTGGTAGAAATGTCTCAGCAACAGAAGTCTATTAGTGAAGCAGGTTCTTGTATTACTGTGGGCTCATTCATCTGCTGGCTCTTtatcttcagcattttctgagcTATAGGAGCACCGAATTATCGCTTGGTTCTGTATAAACACAGCACGATGATGCTCTCTCTCCCGAGCCTAACTTTAAAAAGCCCCTGATGGGGTAAAACAACTAAGAGGGGGATCATCTGGTAATCTGGGTAGGAAGAAGCCTGGGGACCAAGCTCACTGGCTGCCTCCACACCAGCCAAGATCTTAATAAAatcacagcagagcagagatttCCAGGAGTCCAAAGAGAATTGTATCTGAAATTACAATTTAACCCAAGAGAGAGTAATCTCCACCTTGGGCTGGCTTGCTTGACAGGTTAGGAAAACAGCTTAGTGCCTGCTCAACTTGATGGCACCAAGTTCCACTGCGGGGGCTGagcctcctccttcctgcccctcCCTACACACCTCCCTCCGCTCACAAGGGTGCGAAGTCCAGGGACCTTCCTATTCCCTGAACACACAAGCCCACATGGTTTTTGCATGCAAGGCCCATTTCCCAAGgtaattaaaataacttcactAGTGTTGCAAGCCCCCAGAATCTTCTCCCACCATTGCTGCCCCAAAGCCTTACCTGAGCTCAGGTTTCCGTGCCCTGGCTGGTGGAGCAGTGGTGACGGGCTGGTGGCACCAAAGCCGGGCTGTGCTCAGCTGTCTGTCCTGGCATGGCACAGCTCAGTGCCACCCTTGCTGCCTCCACTTAtaccttctcccccttcccaccaTAACTTGTTCCAGTGTGTCCCATTTTAAGCCCCTTTTTGTCAATGTCCCATGCCACACCTGGGTAAA
Protein-coding regions in this window:
- the HS3ST3A1 gene encoding heparan sulfate glucosamine 3-O-sulfotransferase 3A1, whose amino-acid sequence is MAVSAAAPPAAEPLPRSIFKKFLVMLCSLLMSLYVFYCLADRCQTLPGPIIAAGAASEEEEGGGGGGYLGGSAELPPWQAAAARRKRLLQRLKQRRRRQEAAPGEEVPAGGGGSRAGGSGGGGGSAAGTPGTLALLLGEGSKRLPQAIIIGVKKGGTRALLEFLRVHPDVRAVGAEPHFFDRNYERGLAWYRDLMPRTLEGQITMEKTPSYFVTKEAPARISSMSKGTKLIVVVRDPVTRAISDYTQTLSKKPDIPTFESLTFKNRTTGLIDTSWSAIQIGIYAKHLENWLLYFPIGQILFVSGERLISDPAGELGRVQDFLGLKRIITDKHFYFNKTKGFPCLKKAEGSSKPHCLGKTKGRTHPDIDQGVVQRLRDFYRPFNMKFYQMTGQDFGWD